The sequence ttgaagatggcctaatttagactgaattgtcctcacttcccccttttgctaccacacaagacatccataagccaaaattggtcgtacaactgttatgtaaatccatttgatatatttgggtttaagaccccaagttttaccaaaggttcgtcggcattggccgaaagccatacacgcctttttgattctgaactcaatgttaggagtccaggaaagctttgaatccaaaattagacccacatactttacttgatcagttacattgatttcagaaccaaaagatgtaatggacgaataccattacgattacgtttttccgtgaaaagaacaatagatgttttattcggattgaccgaaaggccatattggcgacaccaactttcaactacctgaagagcattttgcatcaggtcgaataaggtagtaatgtacaaacccactatcaatgttagatagtcgtcggcaaatccataggtaggaaaaccgccattattgagtaacctcaatagcgtatctgcaacgagattccacaaaagtggagataatactcccccttgagggcatccgcagacacttaatttcctaatcgctgcttgacgtagtgtcgagtagagatgtcggtttttaagcatctggtaaatccatttggtaattatattaggtagcccatgacaacgtgcggcttccaatattgcatcgaaagacacgttgtcgaaagcaccttcaatatctaagaaagcacccaagcacgattgcttttgagcgaatgctttctcgatatcgtacacaaccttgtgtagaagagtcacggtggactttccagattggtaggcatgttgattaacatgaagaggcatgtttgccaaacagtcatcacgaatgtgatgatcgataatacgttctaagcatttcagaagaaatgaggtcagactgatggatctaaaactctttgcttcttcatacgaagcacgtcctccttttgggataaactttacattgacatcccgccaggatatgggaatatacccagtagcaaaactgcatacaaaaagctttttcaaaacatgtttgatatgctcaaaacctctctgaagtagaacgggataaatcccatcctcccctggagatttgtagggcgcaaaactgttaagtgcccattgaatcgattcagtagttatgattctacgtgcttgagcccaagacccatagctacatgaaaagacataaggatcatccgaagatgttatatcgacacatccagggaagtgcgtatcaaataagtgctctaacgattcttcatgagaagaagtgtagtcgccatttggcttgcgaatttcgccaacttggaaatccttggatctcgcaagaattttattcaatcgactggcttcactcaaattggaaacatttgcacaaaggtttttccagccggatcgttcagcagatcgtagagccttcttgtaagctttgcgagccaacttgaaagaatccgtccctgctgaatggcgtctgttccaactccttctgcactgcttccttagcttagccaaatcggaattccaccaaggggttcctcttgagctttttacagaacgtaaaggacaagcttcttcgaaagcttccacgatgggcaacgttgtagtatcaactgcatcatccaagtcggtaggagtttctatagaaggtagatatccatgaaatttggtagagagcaactctgtgtaaagatcccagtttgttgaacgaggatttctaaaacgcaaggtctgcgaagtaacattcaaatgatcaaagtagatgtagcgatggtcagatatcgattcctcatctgacacatgccaattcgtcaactcgtgactgattctattggagcaaagggttatgtctaacacctctgctctattagataccataaaggttgggcgattgcctatgttaagtaaactaagttcggtactacttaagtattccatcaagctggagcctctcagattgatatccgagctaccccagatgatgtgatgagcattagcatcactgctgACAATTAGCGGgaggccttttgaagtgcaatatatgacaactcgtttgaaagcatccgtaggggatggttcatcatgtggtaaataaaccgagcaatagacgtatttcctgacgggggttccgccagttgcatcaattgtgacagcacatacatctctggttgtaaGTTCaaagataagtgtagcaacaatagcattgttaacaagcacacatgcacgcggcattgatcgagagtttgccatttctttactgaaagcagcaaaaaccgggttcactaggttacctaggtggaagctacccttgcgaaaatagggttcctgcaccaaagccacttgggatttgccattttgcataagtctacaaagattaatcgttgctgttcttttatgctgaagattgatttgagctatcttaactgaagccattgcaaattaagataatgcacttcacaacttcagcattaatatgaacagcaacgatgaaaccaaattggtatcttatcaagaaaatcaaagacgaaacacagagtacaatgtgtataacgcataaagcgaatccatataggtgacaatttgttgaaaaactaaataaaaacatgctcataatcccacccttattcaacctcaagttgagattgaataagagtagccgattatttcggagaagcaaaaagtcaactaatttttatatggattgtcacactttggacaacccccctcccccttctaAGCGTTACGAAATTTATGGATGATCCCTTTGTGGATCTTCCCGAAGTCAGTAAACGCTGCGAGAACACGATACCTAGACTAACGCTGCTACGAACGAACGATGCAACGAAAGAATCGTCTTCACAATGTGACTTACTTGCGGTTACTTTTCGCGTGGATGAAGAATCTAATCGCACGTCAGTCACATTCGaattactattgaaaaaatgattgttATCAATAGTTTTAACAATGTTTCTAATAATGCATCTAATgctcattgataaagttttgataattgtgtatttttttatttcaaaaatttatattgtacacaatatgcaatgcgatcaataaatcctaattgaattctgccttccacaatcagcacaatgtatgaagggctgcggaacaaaagatcaaacgaacaaaacatcaaatgaacaaaatgattttttttcactaaagctcgattgcttcgttgcaagaggattagaagcatccttctacgcttctcggaagccttattccaagcagcttgaaggtctcctttcaagaggttcggttgcctcctttcaagaggctcgtaagcctcctttcaaaatcctttcaagaggtttggaagccttctttgaagaggctcggaagccttctttgaagaggctcggaagccttcttctaagaggcttggaagcctcctttcaagaggctcagaagtttcctttcaagaggctcagaagcctcctttcaagaggctcagaagcctcctttcaagaggctcagaagcctcctttcaagaggctcagaaacctcctttcaagaggctcagaagcctcctttcaagaggctcagaagcctcctttcaagaggctcagaagcctcctttcaaaaggctcagaagcctcctttcaagaggctcaaaagcctcttttCATTAGGCTCTGAaacctttttccaagaggctcggaaatctccTTTTGAGAGGTTAAGAAACCTCTTttcgagaggttcggaagcctccttccaagtggttaggttgccttctttcaaaaagctcgtaggcctccttttaagaggctcagaagcctgctttcaagaggctcggaagtctacttttaagttgttcgaaagcctcctttcaagatgctcggaagcctcgcttcaagaagctcagaattcttctataaagaggcttggaagcatactttcaagaggttcagaagcgtcctttcaagatgcaaaggaagcctccttttaagtgattcgaaaaccgccttcaaaaggttcggtagcctatctacaagaggctcagaagcctttaatcaagaggcgcggaaaccGACTTTAGTAGGAattcaaaagctgaaaggagcttcccttcaaagggctcggaattactttttcaagaggattggaagcctattttcgaaagggggtacctcaattaatgcaaacgttcgaaggggtacctctcaagaaaaaggttgagaaccgctgacctaGACGAACGCACATTGACACTGGAATATTAAATACATCTTTCTTCTTGAGCCCTAAAACTGTGTGACAAAAGCTTTGCCATAGCGAAACAGTTGAAGCGTTCGATGCGGAATGGAAGGATGAAAAATAAACCACTGGCTTGAAAGGCTTGACTTTTGGAAAGTGCAACTCGTAACAGAGAGGTCTACTCGTCACGGAAACTGGGCGCTAACTGTGTTAACAGATAAAACACCGGTTTAACACAAAATaagaacatgactcatatttcgAACATGGCTTTCCATACAAAAGATCAAGATTTTAAAAGAATCCAAGAATTGCGCAAATAAAATTGGAATTTCAAAGCGAGTGTATCAGACATATTACACGATTAGGGCAGATCTGGTAGAGACTTCAGGAAAATCTGGCGCGCGATACAAAGGTTTTTCTTAAGAATCGCAAGCTAGTTTGCTTACGCGTGATAGCTGATTGAGATTAGAGTATGGATTTGTCAACAATACTTACTTCGTTTTGAAGAAGAAATAATAGAACGAATAGATGTAGACGTAAATCGACGTTGAAGCCGCCGACATGAAACTGGTCCACTGCCATCGGTAGTCTTCAGCGTTGAGCAGGAAGTACGTGCACACGATTGTCACGCACACGGTCACAATAATTAGAATCAGGAACACCAACAGCATGAAACCGTACACATAGTAGATCTTGTACGCCCAGAACGAGGTGAAGATGAAGTACCTGGAATGGGAAACGGAAATCATCGTAATGCACCCTATCAAGAAGCGTGCCAACTTACATTTCAATGAAGATTGATCCGAAAGGTAAAACTCCTCCCAGCAGAATTATCACCAACGGCTCCATGAACCATTTCTTTTCTGGAATGGGCCGTGGAACGGCGTTCACTCGACACGGGTAGTCTGGCTGACCATCCAGGTTGCGACCGACAATCGTTCCTATCAACGTCAACGGGAGGATCACGAAGATGCAAATGCATGTGACTGCAACctatttaatttacaagtaaaAATTAAAGTTTCTGATGGTCGGAGAAAGTTTACTCACCATAGTTCCGAATGGAATCGCCCTCGACGCATGGTAGTAGATGGCGATGAAGTTTATGAAAAATGCCGTACCGCAAACAAGAGCCGGGACGATGAACGCGGATAGAAGCATTTGTTTGATCCACTGCTTGCCACCCATGCGAGCATACAGAGAACCTCCAAAGTAGCCATTTATGGGAGAGGTTGCAGCGTACACGAAGATGGTTGTCGAAAGCATTGATCCACGTCttaaattagaattgaaagttACTTAATACATACTGTCAAATGCATTTTTAGCTGTGGAAACCTACTCGGTATATAGCTCTCCCAGAATAGCAAAACTAATCACACACAGAACTACCGAAGTAAGTTGGTACCCTGCTCCAATCATTGCGGAGAACAACATGGCATTCGATGCCGGGCGGAACACATCACCGTGAATTTGTTTCCAACCGTATTCATCACCGAGATCTCGTTCCTTGAAAagatagaaaacaaaaaacgtAATGTAATAATGGTAGCTTATTACCTGAAAATGCAAACTAAACTTTGGGCAACATTAGAATCAACAATGGTTACATATCTGCGTCTTGTTCAGCAGCGACAAGAGCTTACTTGATATGAAACTAGAACACAATAACTGCGATAATCAACATTGAACAATCTACGATTTCTAATAGATAAAGCTTTTTGATTGTTGGTAAACTAATGTAAAACCAccaatacattttattctcaTTGACTAGTCCACTTACCATATCATCAGCTTCTTCATCCTTGCTGTACCTGGCATAATCCTTCCTCAGCGTgcgcatcaaaatcatcgacaCCAATCCAACAAGGAAGATGACCATCATGAAACTGTTGAAAATACTAAACCAATGGATTCGATGCTGGAAGAAGTTTGGATCCAGATACTTGTCGAAACGGTCCTCAAACTTGACGTTACTAGATTTCCAGTTGACCTCGTAGGTAAATTTGATCTTAGCGCCCACCTTCAGCAATTCTTTCTTTTCGGGCGTCAAGGTTACGTCCACAATCTGTTTGCCATTGTAGCTAATGTCGAACTTTTTGTGCGTGTAAATGTAATACTTCTTGTCGTCTTCCTTGCCCACCACTCCCCAGATGGGCAAATCGTCGATGTACATCTGGTACCAGTACTGGTTCATCACTGCGTACACAAACGCTTTGTGCTTCTTTTCGGTTAGTTCCACCATGCAAATCTCAGTCGGGCTAATTGGGTCTGGAATACCGAATTAAGGGTCAATGTTAAGGAGAGTGGAAATTTAAGAAACTACAAAGCAGGTTCATGTACTGGTCGCTCACCTTTGAAATCAATCTCATACCCACTAAACTCCAGTTCTACTCCCTGCAGCGCTTCACTCATCGTTTCGTGATAGTGACTGATAGTTTGTTTTGTTCCCACACAAAACGGCAACGAGAAGTACGCATAGGTTTCCTGTCGGTTGTGGTACGGTCCGACGGTGTTCATCCAGAGCACCACTTCTTCGTGGTCTTCATACTGCGCATCGAGGAAAACATTAAAACGTTAGTCATCGAGTTCAAGTTCAAAATCCGCACCATTCCCGGCACTTACCGTATGAGTGTGCTCATCGCATTTAGCCAGCGACACCAGGCAGGCCACCAGCAGAAACCACAGCGAATTGATGACGAGTGGGGACTTCATGTTTTGATCTTCGATTAGAGTACGGACACCTTCCTGCCGCTTCACCTAAAACCCAGAAATATTCGACTAGCGACCGACGACCGCCACTAGCACATGACTTTCGACGATGAACTGGTTGATGAGGATTGCGTAGAATGTCACAAAAACGCACAATCGGACCGTATTTTACCCGAAAatccaatatattttttgcttCGCGGACACCAAGCTGTGAAAAACACGTAGACAAAACCGGAATGCAATTTTCCACCAAGATTCTTTGCTCTTTTTTTCCTTTGCGTGACATCAGTTGTTTGACATTTTCTTTTCGACCATCATAAGCGTCGTACGTAGGAAGGAGCGACAGACTCGATCGATTCGAGCAGTTTTTTAAGGTGAATAAATTTGCACGTAATATGTACGTTTACTTGCTAGGTCGAAGGCCGGTCCCAATGCTGAAGTTGCAGTTTCAGTTTGGTACTGCTTGATGTTATACAATTTAAATCTGTCAAAATAGAACTACAACTTGGGGCCCGCAACGCAGAGTTGTAAACGAAATAcaacttggttttattttttataaaacaaaaataaaacaaactaacATTTTTTGCGGTAGTTTTTACCTAGCATACGAACAACAATGAGTTTGTCTATCATCTCAGACACACAAACActattaaataaatttgaaactcagtttcattcaagtttcaaatcaggttttatttgcaacaatcCAGTCGAGCAGTTGCAAATCAGTTTCaaaaagtgctcgaaaaataaaACTGCAACTCTGCGTTGCGAACTGCTAGTTTCAGTTCTATTTTGATTTCCAAACACGCCATACAAAACCCAACAGCATTGCGACGTTCCACCAAgtgttcgttaaagtagtcgctagagtattgagattctcacgtctgaatgtgtgagtggcgataaaaggaaaacaaacactcctagatggtgcaactcagcaaagattgggtaaaaatgagtatatttccatatattttttgactcttttgaaatcattgtgataacccgatcatttttgaggttatgagcagaaggaaaacaaacatgtttttacacatgacgaattgcacattagtgtgcgagcgctaaacgtcactcatctctattcgctgttggtttgagcgagacaaagtaaacgtcaaaaaaatttcaaccagcAATCTGAGTGAAAAAGCGAATATTTGTTTACCGgtaaccacgtgctttttggcATTTGCATTTTTGGCGGACAAAAGAATGAGCACGTGTCCCAGTAGGTGAGGGGTAGTTAGATGTATATGATATTTATTACCTGATTGTGAGATATAAAATGCTTAATTCTTGCCCCAAAAACCGCGAAAAAATACCTACATTACTTCATAAAGTTTTGCGCGAGGATCTGCGACTGTAATATTGAAGAATTGATTTCATTTGACTAAATATTTGTaattattaaaattaagttttatAAGATATTAACATTGCCGTTCCCCTCTTTTTTGTTTGCGCTTACTCTGAGTAGCCGTACAAGTCATCGGGAAAATCTTGATAGCGAGTAAATCCATAataactttttcagattacgaacCTTATCACATGATAAAaagtattgtcagattttctggatatgatacactgcacATAATATGCATTTAAGAGTTgatacaaaatttaaattaaccAAACAATGAacaaaaactgccgctatgaaatgagcagatcgcgccaccgtagacatgtcaAACACACGAATAGAAATATGTTGGTGAAATTTGTCGAAAGTATGTACAGACGTCCTGGGCTATCGGAGCGCCACTACCCTGAGCGATTTTATCGTTAGGTTGGATGAacttttatttgttttcattggttttcacataaaatgtcaaaaagcaaaaaaaatgtgtatgaaAAATTATCGGTAGTTAATTTCTTATGACATGTATCACCAGTCGATCAGGTAAAAACCTGCTCTTCTACTTCTATTTGTCGATTGCATTACCAGATAAATATCATTTGTTGATAATggcctgggagctgcggactcgatcgaatccaattttcaagatattttgcttgaaactcgCAAATTTCCTCTCAGTGTTTACTGTACACTTTAGGATTTTCTCACATGGAATTATCATTATGtttatctttaaaaaaataattacaaagATTTCGTCAATTTACCGCATCGTATAAATTAACGTGTCGaatgttaaattaattcatacccTCCACTTATGTTGAAACCGTAgatattgtacgtggatttccctattggacccgaccgttcgaaatagtcaCTCCTTAaacggtcgttgaaatcgccgttttcaccttcacacccatcttcatagtaaaatctgtcaaaactggcaagtctgccacgtgctttttgctgtttccctcggacttctctttctttttccgatgttttgacatctgttttgaaaaaaacaaggtaatctaccaaacatttattgagtttggcaaaccttgctggaaaagggaacgtttgaaataggcaagtgcaccgaccttcgaatccattggtcaagtaaatccacaatatttatattcaaaatgacgccgtaaaattgaaatttgttaaaaatgagctatatttagtatgagttgatttatACGTGTAATCTCTCGTCTGCGCTCATCAGAATGCACAAAACCTCTCTCaatgcgatggatactttttgacagcttactTTGAAGATTCTTTGACACTCGTTTTGACTCTATCCGATCCgctatccgcagctcccagatAATGGCCATTTTTTTGTGTTTCGTTatttagagcaagattaccggtggtgagtttaagccgtttggcagcgcagtatcattacttgacactttaccggtcgctaataaacgcgctgctataacagtagcgcgactgacaggtgatcaaatttggtagcgcgataagagcgctgttatttgatgaactgtcaactgtcaaacgtcaccggtacggaatacagcaaccaaattgagcgccgaaaatagtgaccgatacggaatcgagtgacgaaactaaaatgaaagcgctgcgcgggtgattaaaatgctcgcgaccgataatgatgctctaatgGTCCCCCCTactttcgacatttttttgtctaattaggttctgcagcgtctgtatctaacctaaaactgatgacagattagtagtacttcgcgttggactcgggggcaaccaaccaatcatgaactcgaaccttgtcggagtcctcgtcggagtcagtggaaagtactactgaactgtcaaaaaagttcatttgacgaggaccgaattcattcgtgacgtcatgctgcagaacctaatggaCTGGTAACTCTAATTTTGACACTTTGTTTTTTGGTATTTTCGCTttcattcgattttgatttttgtttctgctgCCTCTCAGTCGGGCAGTTCGTCACCAAGTCACCAACCCAAAATTTTATatcaaaaatggctggaggaaTCACCGACATCAAGAAGCTCGAGTACGAGATCTACAAATATTCCAGCTATTCCTCCTCCTATCTGCCCGAGTAAGTATGGATTCCGTTGTGTGTAGTCAGGAGTGCATTCTCGAGGTGGAAGCCGTTCCCACCCGAGTGTATTTCAAGAGATTAGCTCGTCAACAAAAATGTCGCATTAAGTTTGCTTACATCGAAATCTGGCGAGTTAATATTCATTTTGATTTAGAAACAGCAACCTTTGAGACTTTCTGACTCTTGAAAAAGTGTGCTAAGTGAATAAACAACTATTTGATGTTGATTTTGAGTTTTGTTGAATCGGTTAATgtatgaaaataatatttttcaattcgGAACTACGACCACCATTCGGCAATCGAATTTCTGGTGCATATTTGTGCAACAAATACCTAGTAGAGAATGAAGCTATGAACTACTTGTGAAAATAGGGTAAGAGGTCTAGTAATGTCCTAGTCAACAATTCAAACCATTGACCGTATTCAAATGTCTCcatcagagtgtatgtaatacAATCTGGTCTCCATAAGTAATATTTTTAGCACAGTTTGACAAAAAGAGTGCTTTCACCCTACTGTGTGAACTGCATTCTGCGCCGCCGTGTCCTTGTCGACAATGTCGGTTTTGTTGTGATAACACCCCGATTCAAACAAGTGCCAATGCACTTTCGATAGGTCGTTTCCACTCGCTTTCTATTTCATTAGCATTGATTTTTTCTTATATTCCTTCACTTTACAGGAATATTCGTGAAGATAATCCCACCAATCAGACGTCGCGATGGTCATCCAATACCAACAGTCCGCCGCAGTTTCTGGTGCTGAAGCTGGAGCGACCGGCCATCGTGACCAAGATCAAGTTTGGCAAATACGAAAAAACGCACGTCTGCAATTTGCGCAAGTTCAAAATTCTCGGCGGCTTGGAAGAGGATCGGATGCTACAGCTATTCGAAGGGTAAGATTGCCTAAATACCTAGTTATgcgtttgaaattcattttttaatttgctgAACGTAAAAACCACCACACCTTACGTCCGAGGCATTGGTAGTCACCTCCATTGTCTAGCCTCAGCTTTCATCGTGGTTGATCATCACTTACTTTATGACCCTGGTCGACCGGCAAATCCTCTGTCCCACTACGGCCTTCACCTGCGCCTTTCCCGGCGACCTTTGGGGTGACCTCTTGTTAACTGCCACTCTTCCATTAGGCTGAGGGTCTTACTCGCAGAGTCAGCTCTTTCAGCTTATCAAGGGCTCAACACAAAAAGTTACTATTTTTGATTGAGcttaataataaatttattaatGTTACTCACAAagggtgtatgtgtgtgtgtgtgggtttCGATACGTTGGCCAGCCGGAGTGAATTGCTGATGTCGGGGGTAGCGATAGTTCGTCGTGCAGCGGGTGAACGGGACATCAGCCGTTGTCTTTCGGTGGGCTAAGCTTCTCGCCAGACATGTTATCCAGAGCTATCAAAGCTAACGGGCGACTCTAGGGCGGACTGCCCTTTCCTATGGCTTTTGGGCGACCAGATAAGGTCAGATCGATCCGTATTCGGTGAAGGACGAATCTTCGAGGTATCCACCAGAACTAGCTTGAGCAATTCGGTTTCCGTAGCAATCGCTGGGTCAATTGGGGGGAGGAGTGGTGTTGGTGCGGTTTGTTCAACAGGATTGTAAACTGAGCACTTTCGGGTCCTGACACGTGGATTTGTTAATAAATGCAAGTACCACGAATTAACGATCACTTTGGCACTCTTAGGGACCTAATAGGTCAAATTAGACTTTACAATATGAATTTCACCTTGTTTTAAGGTGAAGCGTTGTGACACTCAAATTGCAATGTGATTGtgtcataaaaatcatcaaccatggatttgtagtggtggaaactttcaataccaattcagtaagcatacacgtgggattcattttttgttaacatccgacaaCAGTAAACATTACCCGCATTCGTAAGAATTCAGCCCAATTTAGAAGCAGTATTAATCAATACAGTCTAAGCAAGGgattaactgatggaatttgtcAGAAAAGCATTAGTTTTTCTTTGGT comes from Armigeres subalbatus isolate Guangzhou_Male chromosome 2, GZ_Asu_2, whole genome shotgun sequence and encodes:
- the LOC134211371 gene encoding transmembrane 9 superfamily member 3, whose translation is MKSPLVINSLWFLLVACLVSLAKCDEHTHTYEDHEEVVLWMNTVGPYHNRQETYAYFSLPFCVGTKQTISHYHETMSEALQGVELEFSGYEIDFKDPISPTEICMVELTEKKHKAFVYAVMNQYWYQMYIDDLPIWGVVGKEDDKKYYIYTHKKFDISYNGKQIVDVTLTPEKKELLKVGAKIKFTYEVNWKSSNVKFEDRFDKYLDPNFFQHRIHWFSIFNSFMMVIFLVGLVSMILMRTLRKDYARYSKDEEADDMERDLGDEYGWKQIHGDVFRPASNAMLFSAMIGAGYQLTSVVLCVISFAILGELYTERGSMLSTTIFVYAATSPINGYFGGSLYARMGGKQWIKQMLLSAFIVPALVCGTAFFINFIAIYYHASRAIPFGTMVAVTCICIFVILPLTLIGTIVGRNLDGQPDYPCRVNAVPRPIPEKKWFMEPLVIILLGGVLPFGSIFIEMYFIFTSFWAYKIYYVYGFMLLVFLILIIVTVCVTIVCTYFLLNAEDYRWQWTSFMSAASTSIYVYIYSFYYFFFKTKMYGLFQTAFYFGYMALFSGALGIICGTVGYIGTNIFVRKIYSNVKID